A stretch of DNA from Micromonospora sp. NBC_01813:
TGACCCAGCTGTCCGGTGGCGAGCGCCGCCGGGTCGCGCTGTGCAAGCTGCTGCTCGAAGCGCCGGATCTGCTCCTGCTCGACGAGCCCACCAACCACCTGGACGCCGAGAGCGTCAGCTGGCTGGAACAACACCTGGCCAAGTACGCCGGCACCGTGATCGCGATCACCCACGACCGGTACTTCCTGGACAACGTGGCCGGCTGGATCCTGGAACTCGACCGGGGCCGGGCCGTCGGCTACGAGGGCAACTACTCCACGTACCTGGAGAAGAAGGCCGCCCGGCTGGCGGTCGAGGGGCGCCGCGACGCCAAGATGAAGAAGCGGCTCACCGAGGAGTTGGAGTGGGTCCGCTCCAACGCGAAGGCCCGCCAGACCAAGTCCAAGGCGCGGCTCGACCGCTACGAGGAGATGGCCAGCGAAGCGGAGAAGACCCGCAAGCTGGACTTCGAGGAGATCCAGATCCCGCCGGGTCCGCGACTGGGCAACACCGTCATCGAGGCGGTGAAGCTGAAGAAGGGCTTCGGCGACCGGGTCCTCATCGACGACCTGAGCTTCTCACTGCCGCGTAACGGCATCGTCGGCATCATCGGCCCGAACGGCGTCGGCAAGACCACGATGTTCAAGACGATCGTCGGACTGGAGCAGCCGGACAGCGGTCAGGTCCGCGTCGGCGAGACCGTACAGCTGTCCTACGTCGACCAGGACCGCTCCGGGCTGGACAGCAGCAAGACGGTGTGGGAGGTCGTCTCCGACGGCCTGGACCACCTGATGGTGGGCAAGGTCGAGATGCCGTCGCGGGCGTACGTGGCCGCGTTCGGCTTCAAGGGCCCGGACCAGCAGAAGCCGACCAAGGTGCTCTCCGGCGGTGAGCGCAACCGGCTCAACCTGGCGCTCACCCTGAAGATCGGCGGCAACGTCATCCTGCTCGACGAGCCCACCAACGACCTGGACGTGGAGACGCTGTCCAGCCTGGAGAACGCCCTGCTGGAGTTTCCCGGCTGCGCGGTGGTCATCTCGCACGACCGGATGTTCCTGGACCGGGTGGCGACGCACATCCTGGCCTGGGAGGGCGACGACGCCAACCCGGCCAAGTGGTTCTGGTTCGAGGGCAACTTCGAGTCGTACGAGAAGAACAAGATCGACCGGATGGGTGCCGAGGCGGCACGGCCGCATCGGGTGACCTACCGCAAGCTGACCCGTGACTGATTCGGTGACGGCTGGTTCCGCGCCGGCCGTCACCGGAGGGTTCGGTGGCGGCCAGCGGTACACGTTCCACGCCGCGCTGCGCTGGTCCGACCTCGACGCGTACGGGCACCTCAACAACTCCCGCTTCCTTACCCTCTACGAGGAAGCGCGGGTGGCGTTGATGTTCTCCGGCGGGCACGCCTGGGGTGTCTCCTCGTTCGCCGACGGGGTGCTCATCCACCGCCACGAGGTCGACTACCTGCGTCCGGTGGACTACCGGATCGTCCGGGCCAGCGCCGAACAGGCACCGAGTGTGCGGATCGAGCTGTGGATCGAGCAGGTCCGGCCGTCGCGGTTCACCGTGGCGTACGAGATGTTCGACGGCGACCAGTTGGTCAGCCGGGCCCGTTCCGTCCTGGTGCCGTTCGACCTGGGTCGGGGTCGCCCCCGGCGGCTGACCGACGCCGAGCGGGCCTTCCTGCAGCCGTACGTGCGACCGGCCGACGCCCCCGGTGTGTGATGAGCGGTCGTCCATCCCTGGCCGGGTCGGCGGGTCACCACGGGCTCGATGGGCTCGCCGACGCGGGGGCGTTCCTGGCCCGGTTGACCCGGCTGGACAGTGCCGCCGTCGTGCGGCTGCGCTCGACTGACTCCGGTCGGACCGAGCTCTGGGCGCGACTGCCCTGGTCGGTGCTGGTGCAGCGGACCGTGGCCGGCCCGGGGCCGGGCGACGTCACCGTGTCCGCGGCCGAGTTGCTCGGGTGTCTCGGCACCGGGGATTCGGGTATGCCGGCGGGACGAGACGGCACCTGGCGGTGGGCGTTGCCCCCGGGTCCGGGGCGGGCGGTGGAATCGGTGCCGGTCGACGACCTGCGGCGGGTCGCGGTGGCGGCGGCGGGCACGTTGCGGGCTGCCGAGACCCAGGGGGTCGGCGGTCGGGCGGTGGGTCAGCGCGCGCTTCGGGACGCCCTGCTCGACCACGTCGCGATCGTGGTGACGGCCGAGGACGGGCCGGTACGGCGGATCGAGGTCCGGCAGGCCATGGTGCAGGCGGTGGTACGGATGGGGTTTCTCGGCAACGCGTCAGGATCGGCAGTGGTCCGGGTCAGGATAGTAGGAAGTTGGGTAGCGCTTGATGCGCCTTTCGGGGTTGCTTGGATACAAAGAGTTAACAATTTAGCCCTATCGCCGATGATCAATCATCCGAACGGATGATGGACCCTCATCCCTCTGGTTCGGGGAGGTCGGTGGGGGGGTGTCTCAGCACAGCTATCCGGGTACCGTCGTGCCTCGGATCCGACGCAATGTAGGCGCTCGGATCCGCTGGGGAGTGAGGTGCGCGAAATGCCGTGGTGGTCGTGGCGCTCCGGTCACGCAGATGCCGGTGAGCCGGATACCCGAAGCAGGTCGGTAGTGGACAGCAGCGTCCGGTTGGGCCTACCGGCGCCCCGGGCGCCGGAGCAGCCGCCACGGGCGCCGGCCGACTTCGGGTCGGTCAGACCAGCCGGGCTGCCGTGCCCGGTCCCATCACCCGTCGCCGCCGGGGGCAAGGAACTCGACCCGCATCCCGCGCCGGTGACCCTGCGCCGGATCGGCGAGGCGCTGGATCGTCTTGACATCCGGTATCTCGCCGACGGCGACGGCAGCCTGCTGGCGATGTGGGAACGACATGCCGTGTTGTTCACTCTGGAGGGCCCCGACGACGAGATCCTGGTGGTGCGGACCCGCCCCCACCCGACCGTCCCGCCGGACTGGGCCGACCGCGCCTACCGGGTGGTCAACGAGTGGAACCACACCCAACGGTTCTGCAAGGCCTACGTCGGTGACCCCACCGACCGGGGCCAGTTGCCGATCTACGCCGAGATGCAGGTCCCGTTGGCAGCCGGGGCCCACGACGCGTTGCTGGTCGAGATGCTGGACGCCGGAGCGGTCATGGCGACCACCTTCGTCGACTGGCTGCACGACGAGGGTGCCCTGCTGTAGCCGTACCGCACCGGCGGCAGCGCCGGGCCCGACCGTCCAGCGGGCCCGATCAGCCGGCGGCCAGATTTCGCCCGGGTGGGGCCGACGGGTCCATCTCGTTGACCATGAAGTACGCGGCCCGCTCCAGGTAGTCCCAGAGCAGCCCGGCCAGTTCGGGATGCAGGTCGAGCCGGTCGACCGCGCGGCGCATGTGCACCAGCCATGCGTCGCGCTCGGCCGCGCCGATCCGGTACGGAGCGTGCCGCATCCGCAGCCGGGGGTGCCCGCGCTGCTCCGAGTAGGTCCCCGGACCGCCCCAGTACTGCATCAGGAACAGGGTCAGCCGGTCCGCGGCGGGTCCGAGGTCCTCCTCGGGATACATCGGCCGCAGGACCGGATCGGTGGCCACGCCCGCGTAGAACTCGTCGACGAGGCGCCGGAACGCGGGCTCGCCGCCGATCGCGGCGAAGAACGTCGGAGCGGGATCGCTGGCCGCCGGCGTCGTGCCGGTCGTGCCGTTGGCGGGATCTGACGCTGTCACCACTACATCCTGCCAGCCGGGCGATGGCCGACCGGGCCCGGTGCGGTGCGGCTCACCTGCCGCAGGTCAGATCCGGCCGACCTCGCTCGATGGCTGGTGCCCCGTACCGTCGGTCTGGGCCTGGTCGCTCCCGTGGGCCGGCTGCGGTACCCGGGCCGGTGGCACCGCGGGCCCGGCGCCGTGCGACGGTGCCGGCGCGGAGCCAGCGGCAGGGGAGGAAGCCGTGGAATCCGGGGCGGGCGGCGCGGCGACGGCGGCGATCGCCGCGTCGAAGCGCTCCGCGCTGGGCCAGCGAAACACCAACAGCGATACCACCACGGCCCCGGCCAGGCTCCAGATCCCGACCACCGTCGGGATGTCGAACCGGTCGGCGAGCAACCCGGTGGCCAGGACGGCGGCTCCCTGACCCAGCTGCATCCCGGTGGCGATCACGCCGAAGGCCCGGGCCCGGTAGCCGTGCGGCAGCGCCCGGACGAACAACCCGTTGGCGACCGGCAACAGACCGGCGACCGCGAAGCCACAGAGCCCCGCCAGCGCTGCCACCACCGGCGGGCTGGGATCGAACAGCGTCGGGATCAGCGCGACCGGGGCGAGGACCGCGAACGGGCGGATCAGCCGTCGACGGCGGTCGGGACGTACGAACCGTCCGATGACCAGACCGCCGAGGATGTAGCCGGCCGGACTCGCCGCCATGATCATCGCCTGGGCCAGACCACGTTGCGAGTCGGAGATCCCCGGCTGGTCGGCCCAGGCCGCAGCCAACCCTTCCGGCACGATCGCGAACAGCGGGACGGAACAGACCAGGATCGCGATCGCCCGCAGCACGTCGGTCTGCCAGACCAGTCGGAAGCCGTCCGCGGTCTCCCGCAGCAGCGGCTGACGGCGCTCCGGTGTGCTCGCGGCGGGCCGGGGCTCGATTCCGAGCCGGATCGCCAGCGCCGAGGCGGCGAAGGTGACGGCGTTGACCACCAGCGCCGCCCGTGGGCTCACCGAGGCGATGGCCGCCCCGGCGACGTATCCGCCGACCTGGACGAGCTGAGCGGTGCTCGCGTTGAGCGAGAGGCCGACGATCAGGCGGTCGCCGGTCAGCACGGTCGGCATCAGCGCGGACCGGGCCGCCTGGTTCGGCGGGCTGGCCAGGGTGGCACAGAACAGCAGCGCGAGCATGGCCCACACGGGCAGCCCAGGCAGGGCGACCAGACCGATGAGCACCATCCGGATGAGATCGGTGGTGATCATGACCCGGTGATACGGGTACCGCTCGGCGACCGTACTGAGCAACGGGCCGCCGACCAGCCAGGGCAGGAAACTGATCGCGAACGCGGCCGCCGACAACGCCACCGACTCGGTCTCGCTGTAGACCAGGACAGTGACCGCCGCCTTAGCGATGTAGTCGCCGATCCAGGACAACGACATCGAGGCGAAGAGAAAACGGAACTCCCGCGTGGCGAACACCTCGCGGAAGGTGGCCGGATTCTCGGCGGTGTGTGTCTCGTCGGACACGGACGGCGCCTCCATCGTTCTCGGCGGACCCGCTCGTGGCAGGCACCGCCGGGGAACGTCCCGGACGTACGGCTGAGCGAAGTGGCGGTGACACTCCGATGACACTCGTCCCGGATCATGCCCGATCGGGTGAGATCTGGCTAGTGTGAACGGCTATTTTGTCGGGACCCTGACTGAACGAACGGATGACAACCAGATCACCATCCGGGGCATCGTCCCTGCTTATCGGCCCATCGGGTCGATCCGCGGCTGTCCGGATCAGGTCGCCCCGCCCTGACCGGTTTCCTCCTGCCCGGCTGCCGACCCACGCGCGACGAACATCCGCCCGACTGCGATCTGTGCCGAGATTCCCGAGGTCTGCAGGGCAGCGGCCAGTTGGCGGCGCAGTTCCCGACCGACCGCGAACTGACCTTCGGCGGTGGTCTTCGCAACCGTACGGATCACCGCCCCGTCGACGGTGATCTGCTCGACGCCCAGCACGTCCGGTGGTTCGACGAAGTGGCTCGCGAACTCGTTGTCCGCCGCCACCGTCAGCGCCGCCGTCCGCAGCACCGCCGTGGCCTGCTCGGCGTCGGCGAAACCGATCGGCATGTCGACCACCACCATCGCCCAACCCTGGCTCTTGTTGCCGACCCGGATGATCTCCCCGTTGCGGATGTACCAGAGCACGCCCCTGCCGTCGCGCACGGTGGTGATCCGCAGGCCGACCGCCTCGACCACGCCGGTCGCCTCACCCAGATCGACCGTGTCGCCCACCCCGTACTGGTCCTCCAGAAGCATGAACAACCCGGCGATCAGGTCCTTCACCAACGCCTGGGCACCGAAGCCGAGGGCCAGACCGGCGATGCCCGCACTGGCCAGCAGCGGAGCCAGGTTGAAGCTCAGCTCGCTGAGCACCAGCAGCACCGCGAGCGCGAACACCACCGCGCTGACCAGGCTGCGCAACACCGATCCGATCGCCTCAGCCCGCTGGCGGCGGCGTTCGGGCATCGCCGGGCCCCCGGCCGCCGGAACCCGCTCCCGCAGCGGCCGCAGGATCGACGGCCCGGTCAGCGTCGAGGTGCTGATCACCAGCCGCTGGATGGCCCGGTGCAGCAGATAACGGATCACCACCGCCGCAATGATGATCAACATGATCCGGATCGGCTTGACCAGCAGGTAGAAGCTTCCGTCGGCCAGCCAGGCCAGACCGGTCCAGTCGAAGACCTGCCCACAGACCAGATCGTCGTCCGGGCAGGCCGGGCTGTCGGTCGGCCCGGGGCTCGTCGACGGCTCCACACTCGGGTTCACCGTCACTTATTACCGCACGGCACCACCGGGTCAGCGGCCGACCCGCGCTACCCGGCGGAACCCGGCAGAACGGGTCATCGGCTCACTATCCGCCGAACGCCTGAGGGAGCAGGCCCGAATAGTACGTGCAATCGGGTCATCAATCGGGGACTATTGGCGCACGGGTGCTGGCGATCCGCCAGCGCACGCACGATCCGAGGGCCGGATCGTGACGAGTGGTGGTCGGCACTGGGAGCGGGCGGGAACACAGCCGAGAGGGTGAACGGGATGCCTGACATACGACCCACGGTGGGCTCCGGATCGTTGGTGCTCAACGCCACGTATGAGCCGCTGTGTGTCGTCTCTGTCCGCCGTGCCGCGATCCTGGTGCTTTCCGCCAAAGCGGTGTGCGTCGCCGACGGCGAAGGCATCCTGCACAGCGCCCGCACCCGACTGCCCGTCCCGTCCGTGGTGCGGCTGACCCGCTACGTCCGGGTGCCGTACCGCACCCACGTCGGCCTGTCCCGGCGGGCCATCTTCGCCCGCGACGGCTGGCGCTGCGCCTACTGCCGGGGTTCGGCGGAGACCATCGACCACGTGTTCCCGCGCAGCCGGGGCGGCCGCCACGTCTGGGAGAACGTCGTCGCCGCCTGCGCCCGGTGCAACCACACCAAAGGTGACCGGACCCCGGCCGAGCTCGGTTGGCGCCTGCAGACGGCACCCGCGGCCCCCAAAGGCAACGCCTGGCGGGTCCTCGGCCACCGGGCACCCGACCCGCGCTGGGCGGACTGGCTGG
This window harbors:
- a CDS encoding MFS transporter translates to MEAPSVSDETHTAENPATFREVFATREFRFLFASMSLSWIGDYIAKAAVTVLVYSETESVALSAAAFAISFLPWLVGGPLLSTVAERYPYHRVMITTDLIRMVLIGLVALPGLPVWAMLALLFCATLASPPNQAARSALMPTVLTGDRLIVGLSLNASTAQLVQVGGYVAGAAIASVSPRAALVVNAVTFAASALAIRLGIEPRPAASTPERRQPLLRETADGFRLVWQTDVLRAIAILVCSVPLFAIVPEGLAAAWADQPGISDSQRGLAQAMIMAASPAGYILGGLVIGRFVRPDRRRRLIRPFAVLAPVALIPTLFDPSPPVVAALAGLCGFAVAGLLPVANGLFVRALPHGYRARAFGVIATGMQLGQGAAVLATGLLADRFDIPTVVGIWSLAGAVVVSLLVFRWPSAERFDAAIAAVAAPPAPDSTASSPAAGSAPAPSHGAGPAVPPARVPQPAHGSDQAQTDGTGHQPSSEVGRI
- the ettA gene encoding energy-dependent translational throttle protein EttA, which encodes MAQYIYVLERARKAHGDKVVLDNVTLSFLPGAKIGVVGPNGAGKSSLLKIMAGLDRPSNGEAKLMPGYTVGMLSQEPPLNDAKTVLGNIEEAVAETKAKLERFNKIAEQMATDYSDELMDEMGRLQEELDHSDAWDIDSKLDLAMDALRCPPPDADVTQLSGGERRRVALCKLLLEAPDLLLLDEPTNHLDAESVSWLEQHLAKYAGTVIAITHDRYFLDNVAGWILELDRGRAVGYEGNYSTYLEKKAARLAVEGRRDAKMKKRLTEELEWVRSNAKARQTKSKARLDRYEEMASEAEKTRKLDFEEIQIPPGPRLGNTVIEAVKLKKGFGDRVLIDDLSFSLPRNGIVGIIGPNGVGKTTMFKTIVGLEQPDSGQVRVGETVQLSYVDQDRSGLDSSKTVWEVVSDGLDHLMVGKVEMPSRAYVAAFGFKGPDQQKPTKVLSGGERNRLNLALTLKIGGNVILLDEPTNDLDVETLSSLENALLEFPGCAVVISHDRMFLDRVATHILAWEGDDANPAKWFWFEGNFESYEKNKIDRMGAEAARPHRVTYRKLTRD
- a CDS encoding globin; amino-acid sequence: MTASDPANGTTGTTPAASDPAPTFFAAIGGEPAFRRLVDEFYAGVATDPVLRPMYPEEDLGPAADRLTLFLMQYWGGPGTYSEQRGHPRLRMRHAPYRIGAAERDAWLVHMRRAVDRLDLHPELAGLLWDYLERAAYFMVNEMDPSAPPGRNLAAG
- a CDS encoding mechanosensitive ion channel family protein, whose protein sequence is MTVNPSVEPSTSPGPTDSPACPDDDLVCGQVFDWTGLAWLADGSFYLLVKPIRIMLIIIAAVVIRYLLHRAIQRLVISTSTLTGPSILRPLRERVPAAGGPAMPERRRQRAEAIGSVLRSLVSAVVFALAVLLVLSELSFNLAPLLASAGIAGLALGFGAQALVKDLIAGLFMLLEDQYGVGDTVDLGEATGVVEAVGLRITTVRDGRGVLWYIRNGEIIRVGNKSQGWAMVVVDMPIGFADAEQATAVLRTAALTVAADNEFASHFVEPPDVLGVEQITVDGAVIRTVAKTTAEGQFAVGRELRRQLAAALQTSGISAQIAVGRMFVARGSAAGQEETGQGGAT
- a CDS encoding acyl-CoA thioesterase, with amino-acid sequence MRWSDLDAYGHLNNSRFLTLYEEARVALMFSGGHAWGVSSFADGVLIHRHEVDYLRPVDYRIVRASAEQAPSVRIELWIEQVRPSRFTVAYEMFDGDQLVSRARSVLVPFDLGRGRPRRLTDAERAFLQPYVRPADAPGV
- a CDS encoding HNH endonuclease, coding for MPDIRPTVGSGSLVLNATYEPLCVVSVRRAAILVLSAKAVCVADGEGILHSARTRLPVPSVVRLTRYVRVPYRTHVGLSRRAIFARDGWRCAYCRGSAETIDHVFPRSRGGRHVWENVVAACARCNHTKGDRTPAELGWRLQTAPAAPKGNAWRVLGHRAPDPRWADWLDLSESEAVA
- a CDS encoding YbjN domain-containing protein, coding for MPWWSWRSGHADAGEPDTRSRSVVDSSVRLGLPAPRAPEQPPRAPADFGSVRPAGLPCPVPSPVAAGGKELDPHPAPVTLRRIGEALDRLDIRYLADGDGSLLAMWERHAVLFTLEGPDDEILVVRTRPHPTVPPDWADRAYRVVNEWNHTQRFCKAYVGDPTDRGQLPIYAEMQVPLAAGAHDALLVEMLDAGAVMATTFVDWLHDEGALL